A window from Moritella yayanosii encodes these proteins:
- a CDS encoding O-antigen ligase family protein: MIDLNTVNRRIQILLSLILTLVVGLLWYKTKMWLVPAVFVVTPLVLIALLRFPFYIVITFIIFSYFRIHEAFPILIPLHIPLAFSLASFFVLGWHIFLSNNIKIYWSIELTLVCLFLGWATFGIMFAYNRGAAYSTFSGVLSKVWVMTIAICWLIRSIHHFRIATYLYVVAGAMIGLKAISNKLNGIGLVEGTRVTISRNIGSLIGDPNDLSLVLMFPMSFTLSNVLQPSIGKIHRALLAVVYVILFWAIIATQSRGGLMGIMAVTGYFAFKRIKNKVYVLAGGVMLLPILLVMAGVADRASGGAAESGVDESAMGRIYAWMAAWGMAVHNPFTGVGINNFYLNYYLFSPHWDGKNHAVHSTWFQVLAETGFVGLGLLITLITLLFRRLWRTEVESRVLPMNERNTIVTCNDGIFAGLIAFCVAGTFLTQGFTWPLYILLSMTVALAKILSERLADEDLTKGVKETAN; the protein is encoded by the coding sequence ATGATAGATCTCAATACCGTTAACCGACGTATACAAATACTATTAAGTTTGATACTAACCCTTGTGGTTGGTCTATTGTGGTATAAGACCAAAATGTGGTTAGTGCCTGCGGTATTTGTGGTTACGCCGTTAGTGTTGATTGCGTTGTTAAGGTTCCCATTTTATATTGTCATTACCTTTATTATATTTTCCTATTTTCGTATTCATGAAGCCTTTCCGATACTGATCCCCCTACATATTCCTTTGGCATTTTCGTTAGCGTCATTTTTTGTATTGGGCTGGCATATATTCTTAAGCAATAATATTAAAATATACTGGTCGATAGAACTGACTTTAGTTTGCCTATTTTTAGGCTGGGCGACGTTTGGGATTATGTTTGCTTATAATCGAGGTGCCGCGTATAGCACTTTTAGTGGCGTATTAAGTAAAGTGTGGGTGATGACGATCGCGATCTGTTGGCTGATACGCAGTATCCATCACTTTCGTATTGCCACTTATTTATATGTTGTCGCTGGCGCGATGATTGGATTAAAAGCAATTAGCAATAAGCTCAACGGAATTGGGCTTGTTGAAGGGACGCGGGTCACTATTTCTCGAAATATAGGGTCGTTAATTGGTGATCCGAATGATTTGTCACTTGTGCTGATGTTCCCCATGTCGTTTACCTTATCTAATGTACTGCAACCGAGCATAGGTAAAATACACCGAGCATTATTAGCGGTCGTGTATGTTATTTTATTTTGGGCCATTATTGCCACGCAAAGTCGCGGTGGGTTAATGGGGATCATGGCGGTAACGGGCTATTTTGCGTTTAAGCGTATCAAAAACAAGGTATACGTATTAGCTGGTGGCGTGATGTTATTGCCTATTTTATTAGTGATGGCGGGGGTTGCTGATCGTGCGTCAGGTGGTGCTGCAGAGAGTGGCGTTGATGAATCCGCAATGGGTCGTATTTATGCGTGGATGGCCGCATGGGGAATGGCCGTACACAACCCCTTTACGGGCGTAGGCATAAATAATTTCTATCTTAATTATTATTTATTTAGTCCGCATTGGGATGGTAAAAACCATGCTGTCCATAGTACTTGGTTTCAAGTATTAGCTGAAACGGGCTTTGTCGGATTAGGACTGCTTATTACCCTTATTACGCTGCTGTTTAGACGGTTGTGGCGGACTGAAGTTGAGAGCCGGGTGTTACCTATGAATGAACGTAATACTATTGTGACCTGTAACGATGGTATTTTTGCTGGGTTGATAGCGTTTTGTGTGGCAGGGACATTTTTGACTCAGGGTTTTACTTGGCCCCTGTATATCTTATTATCGATGACTGTGGCTTTAGCTAAAATATTATCGGAAAGACTCGCC